Proteins co-encoded in one Desulfitobacterium hafniense DCB-2 genomic window:
- the codY gene encoding GTP-sensing pleiotropic transcriptional regulator CodY, whose translation MKNLLEKTRAISKLIQKAAGHSVDFDEMANVLSESIQSNCYIVGRRGKILGYSFMQNFGCNTMEDIVVHTERFPESYNEGLLKVTETRSNTTQVANGCVFNEKERCHFNNKITTILPILGGGERVGTLVLAKFDQDFSEADLILAEYGATVVGMEILRIKAERAEEEARKKAAVQIAVGTLSYSELEAVEHIFAELGGGDGLLVASKIADRVGITRSVIVNALRKFESAGVIESKSLGMKGTYIRVLNDYLLEELDKISHNK comes from the coding sequence GAGCGATTAGTAAATTAATTCAAAAAGCTGCCGGCCATTCCGTAGATTTTGACGAAATGGCCAATGTGCTCAGTGAATCTATTCAGTCCAATTGCTATATTGTAGGACGTCGCGGTAAAATTTTAGGCTATAGCTTTATGCAGAATTTTGGCTGCAACACCATGGAAGACATCGTCGTTCATACCGAGCGGTTCCCGGAAAGCTATAATGAAGGATTATTAAAGGTCACAGAAACCCGCTCCAATACCACTCAGGTAGCCAATGGCTGCGTTTTTAACGAAAAAGAGCGTTGCCATTTCAATAATAAAATCACGACGATTCTTCCGATTCTCGGCGGCGGCGAACGGGTAGGGACTTTGGTATTGGCAAAATTCGATCAGGATTTCAGTGAAGCAGACTTAATTCTTGCTGAATACGGAGCGACTGTAGTCGGTATGGAAATTCTGCGCATCAAAGCTGAGCGGGCGGAAGAAGAAGCGCGCAAGAAAGCGGCTGTTCAAATCGCTGTAGGTACTTTATCTTATTCCGAATTGGAAGCGGTGGAGCATATCTTTGCTGAATTGGGCGGCGGCGACGGCTTGCTGGTGGCCAGCAAGATCGCCGACCGGGTGGGAATTACCCGTTCCGTCATTGTCAACGCCTTAAGAAAATTTGAATCCGCCGGAGTGATTGAATCCAAATCCTTAGGGATGAAAGGAACCTACATCCGCGTCTTAAATGATTATCTCCTCGAAGAGTTGGACAAAATCAGCCACAACAAGTAA